The sequence below is a genomic window from Dictyostelium discoideum AX4 chromosome 5 chromosome, whole genome shotgun sequence.
CACGCAACAGGTCTCGAGTTCGATCCTCGGTCGGATCATAtcttttagttttttaatcttttttgctaaaaaaaaaaaaaaaaaaataaaaaaccgaaaaaacaaagaaataaacgagaatttatacatataataaataaatcactgTTATATCTTCACCGCCACATTCATTCCTCTTAATTTTACCCTTTTTTGCTCAATAAAGCAAGGGCTATCGTCCTATATACTTTTCAACAATGGCTGATGATCACTCAACTGAATTACAGTTAAATCATACAGATAACAACACAaccaatacaaataatacctccacaacctcaacaacaaaaaacaaaagtgCAAAAATCGACACACCTAAAAAACAAACCCCAACAAACCAACTCTCACTAAACAAAGGACTTGATAATCAATTAGATATCATTGCACCTCCATCAATCACAAGACCACTCTCTTTCTtagaaaaaaacaataacaccATCAACATTAAGTGTTACTTTAATCAACCACACATCCGTGAAGAATTAACCTCAAAAGATGACACaagaattcaacaaattcacaAAAACATTCACAAACTCTTCGAAGATATACTGTCGCCATCAGCATTCAAAATAATTGGTGCAACTGCCTTCGTAAATTGCAACGTTGATAAATTAACTTCAATAATCAACCTTCAAAACCAACTTGCACTAAATATCGACAAACTCAACTATAGATTCGATATATCATCAAATGATTATGCAATCATTAAAACATTCATTAAAACGTACTCACCCAAACATGCAAACGATGCAATTACAAACAACCTCACTAAATTCACCAGTTGTacatcaattgaatcatttactGTCACATACTCATATGCTGTTGCGTTTAAAAGCTACATTATAACATATCATCTAATTGATCACACACACAACATTGTTGATCAAAAGATCGAACAACCATCTGGTATCACAAGATATATCAAAGCTGCAACACGTAGTGTCACTAAACACAAAATTCAACATGCAAAAAATGCAGATATGGCAACAACTATAAAAAATGCCATCACAAACCCAAACATgaacaaaaacaatcaacCACCAAAAAACAACATTAAAACCCCACCAATCAACGAAATTGCAAATTCCAATCGCAATAATAACTCACTTCAAAATAGTGGTTCAAAAGCTATACTAAATGAATCACTTGATATTAACAATCAATCCCAaaacaataatgaaatttcacaCAAAAGTgattcttcaaataataataacgggAAAAACTCATTATCAATGAGCAATCCAACCGATCCAACAATTGTACCACAAAAACCTCTACAATCTCAACCAAACAAACCAAGTGCACCAACTCCAAATCCAATAAATACAAGAAGAAGCAGCAATGCCCTGACTACACAACCAGTCAATACTGGTGCTGCCAAACCTAGTAAGGTATGAGCTCAAAAATCAACTTTATAACTTGGAATTGTAGAGGATTCACTGAAAACCCAAACAATCAACACAATTCCTACCAAAAAGCTGTTGACACACCCCAACTACTTATATCAAAACTTCCACCTCGTCCAACAATCTCAATACTCACTGAACTCaattcatcaccattacAAATTAAACATGATTTTCCCGATCACATCATCTCTGTCACCAAACGAGGAAATGGTGTAATCATCATTAACCATAACCCAAACACACTCAAACTCAAACACATATCAACAATTGATGGTAGAGCTATTTTANNNNNNNNNNNNNNNNNNNNNNNNNNNNNNNNNNNNNNNNNNNNNNNNNNNNNNNNNNNNNNNNNNNNNNNNNNNNNNNNNNNNNNNNNNNNNNNNNNNNTCAGCCactttatttgtaattgtaattgaaatattagcAAGAACAATAAATGCAGACAATTCAATAATTGGATTACCAATTTCACCCAATccacaaattaaaatcaaaatttaccCAATTTGCAGACGACTCTACAACATACAACATCAACTacgaacaacaacaacaatcaatcaAACATTTCGATAATTTCTGTgcttcaacatcatcatctttaaattttgacAAAAGTGCAATAATAGAAATCAACCCCCACAAAATCACTGATAAACACATAATAAACAACATTCCACAATCAAAAAGAATTCCAATAACCAAAAAAGATCAATCAGAAAGAGTTCTTGGCTATTTCTTTAATCATAATGGTTTACATAGGAAATTACCAGAAACAATGAAAACACTGTTTAAATCATTAGTGCTATGGAAAACTAGTGGTACaacattaaaaacaaaaacaaccatCATAAACACCTACTCACTATCACCAATAACATATTTATCATACCTTGAAGAATTTacaaaagatgaagaaattcaaattaataaattaatctcATGGTTTATGAATTCTCCCGCAAATTCTGAATCACCAACTCTCAATACCAATTCCATTGAAAACAACACATCAACCATCCATTCACGTGCAAAAATACCTTTGATGTGTTATGATAGATcattaaaaccattaaaagAAGGTGGTTGGGGTATGTGGAATATACAATTACGTCAAGTTGCTCAAAAGATTTGGATATACAACAGATTCTTACAAATGCATAAATCTGCAAACAATTCAATATACATGATAAGTTGGATGGATcaaatcatcaacaaatcAATCTCTTCTCCATAccttataaaaataaaaaaagaatgggaAAACTATGCAACTCAAATTGGACATCTAAAAGATAAAGTTCAAATCCTACAACcaatattaacaaaaaacCAACCCTCTCAAACATTAaacacaaataatatttcactACCACCAACACTCAAAGAAATCTACTCGACAATACTAAACAATCACCAATGCAAATCAAAAGACTATATTGGCAAGAAATATTCAGATCTACTTCTTACTTCGCACCAACAATCAATACAACTATTATGGAAATACACATACGACCAACTTTTtgtcaaaattcaaaaattaaaagatccaAAAGGCCGAGATACAATGCAAAGATTCCATGCTAGATGTCTTCCGATTAATCATCTACACAACAAAGTTTGCCCCATTTGCAACaatgaaatgaataatgaTCCCTATGgtcatttgtttttcaattgtcAGCACACAATCAACTTCATTAACCAcgacaaattaaaatattttatatataaaaattgcaATGGAAACAAAAACTGGTCACTAACAAAAAaccaaacaacaaaattataCACACTCATCTATAAAccacaaacaaacaacaaagcATTTAAACCAGATCCaactatcaatattaattttcattttgcaGAAAACgcacaatataaaaaatacagGTTCAACTGGAATTATATAAACACAAATCTTGATCTAGTCAGAACACATGCATATTGGAACATAATCTCATTAGTTATTCACCAAATATGGATATGGTTATgcaaatcattatttgacaTCAATATaactcaatcaattgataattggaACAACCAAATAAACAACACAACACTAGATtatgatatattaaaatcaaaatggcACAAGCTAATAAGATTGGAATATTCAAGAACTTTATCAAACTTTAACCAatactcaattaaaaacaacctcacaaaaactaaaaaagaaACCCAATGGTCCGAAaccatcaaaaaatttaaaaaagaatggagCATAAACACAAATGAACCAATTCCAACAATTacaccaccaattaattattaattacctaatctaaaatataatactattttaaattcacaaaaactaaaaaacctaaaataaataaataaaaataacatactAATTGTATACtacaatagtttatttatatcaaaaaaaaaaaaaaatttttgctAAATCTACCTTATTATAGTTCTTGCTACCGATTCATGCAAGTTTCACTAATTTTGCATGTCATTCAAGCATGTATCATTAcaaaacattattttttattttttttaatttttttttacaatccAAAAcacataattttttatttttaacaaataataacaaagaaaaaaaaaaaatgacgtCACCCCCATACAAATCCAATACACCTTTTTCGACAcctaaattttaattattcacatttattatttataaaaaatagtttaataaaaaaaaaaaaaaaaagaaagataatattaggaaataaaaaaaaaaagattatattaattattaaattttatttaccaagaaaatgattttttttttttatgtcctttcataaattattttttaaattttcagactttttaatttttcgtttttaaaatttattttattttttttgtagatatttaatttcttgtGTTTATTCAAAATGTCATTGTTgctaatttaataattttattttgatatttttgtttttttaaatttttaaacacaACAAAAAGCATCAAAACTCAAAAATGTTCatgatcaaaataaaattctctGAAAAAtgtttgatttgtttttttatttttttttattttttttttttttaaaaaaaaaaatatcggttataaaaaaaaaaaaaaaaaaagttatttttgaaaaagataaaaataaaaagttttatttctcttttctttttataaaaaaatggatgaGAGACATACATTAAATgttcaaataattgaaaatggtgtTGATGGTAGATGGtaagaaaaatcaaaaaaatttggataaaatctttaaattatattttttaatcattttttaatcattttttttttttctttttttttttttaataaaagggataaaaaattcattataattGAAGGATCTGAAATTAGAGTAAAAGAAAATAGAGATAGtttaatgatttctttttcaataaaattaaatcatgtGGAAGTTTTACCAAATTATGGTGAAAGTTATGTTACAGTTACATCTGAAGAgaatagtggtggtggtgatgtaGAAATGCAAACCAAAAGTAATACAGTTATAAGattaaaaccattatttTCGCCAACTCCAATTATATAtgcatttgaattaaaatctcAAACTGAATATGATCGTTGGGTTTCATTTATTCAAAATAGTAAAATAATACAAGAACCaaaggaagaagaagaaattaattataaatctcCTTCATCTTATAATGAAGAACCAAAATCTTACAATACTCATCATGGTGGTAAAGGATGGAGACacactttaaaaaaaattgctCAAAAAACTGGATTAGTATTAGGATTTTTAGTTTATACAGTTTTATTAGCTGCATTATTTGGAGCAATGTGGATTTATTATGTTGGTCCAATTGTAACGATTGATGAAATGGAAACAACATGTTATATTAATTCTAGTGAGTAAtgtatcaaaaaaaaaaaaaaaattattttattttatttattttatactaataattatttttatttattaataaaaaaaatagatggGGATATATAACCAAAGGATATTATAGTGTTGATTTTAATGTTACATATCAAATTGAATCTggtgaaatattaaataatatgatGATTCAATATTGTAAAGGTTTTTTATGTACAGTTGGATTGGATGCCCAATATCAAgtttcaacaaataatacatGTTATTATGATAATAAGGATACAAATTATGTTTACTTTTTCTTATATCCAATGATTGATTATAGATTAACAATTACATTTGGTATATGTGGTTCATTATTTGGAGTTTGGATAATTTTCTTAATTATTGTGTATGtgtaaatcattaaatgtattatttatttatttaaaatcatactaatattatatatttaatttttagaatttatgTACTTTAtaaacattttaataaaaaataaattaaaaataaaaataaatttggaatatcaaaaaaaaaaaaaaaaaaaaaaagtttctaaacatttttgtttttaaaaataaaattttttaactcTCAAAGaagttataatttttttatttttaattttaattattattaaaaattttaaatttgaatccaatcatttattaatttataaaactaaaaaaaaaaaaaaaaaaaattaaaaacaaattttataaataaatatatatctAAAACATTTAATGTTGTATGTTTGGCCAAACATATAATTACCAATCCAATTGCACAAACCCATCAACTtgtaaaacaaaaaaagttttttctATTTTGAAGATTCAAAATTACTATCAAAACTATCCTATTGAGAActcaaatatttaattgcATTAACAGTCAAGATCCAGGAATTTCATTTGGTCATTTCATTTCCAAATCAAATGAGAAAAAAATGATGTTTTCAGATAGTTACAAATTTCAACATATGCTCTTGCATTTCTTTCAACTCAAcctattttaattataaaaattattttaattctgTAGGAATGATAAAttgatatttatatatatatatcttaTAGGTATACCCTCAGGCTTCCACAATTTGaaaatcttctttttttcGAATGttatttcaataaaaaaggaaattttaCCCTTTTTCAAagatattttgttttttttttttttttttttagttaaaaTAGTAtactaaattaaatttattaatttaaaaacattttctATGAACAATTGATGGATCAGATTAATCATATTCTTCTTTAGAAATCCACATTTGTTGGAAAGTTGAGAGTGGATTTCAAAAGAAGAATATGTTGAAATCTTATAGAACGTTACGTTCTGGTGGagcaatgattttaattttcattgttGATGGTGCTAAAGCAGTTAATTCTTTATTCATACGATCTGCAATACCTGGGAACATAGTTGTACCACCTGATAAGACTACATTACCACATAAATCTTTACGAATATCAACATCACATTTCATGATTGAATTGTTGGTGGTTTCATGAATACCAGCTGATTCCATACCTAAGAATGATGGTTTAAAGAGAGCTTCTGGACAACGGAAACGTTCATTACCAATGGTGATAACTTGACCATCTGGTAATTCATATGATTTCTCCAAtgctgatgatgaatttaataaataatcatttttaaaaaaaaaaaatctttttttcatataaaatcTAAAccaaaaaagtaatttaaaggaaaaaattggttctgatttttttttttttttttttttttgcttttaatttttaattaacaaaaaaaataattttctttaaaaataaaaaataaaaaaaaaaaaaaaaaaaaaaaaagatataatccCATATGAAACTAcctattttaatattttttctcaaattttccaaaaaaaaaaaaataaaaaaaaaaaaattatttaaaacttgataatattctttttcatcataaaaaatgtttaacaCATAAAAATAAGTTTTTACATTGTGGTTACTTTTTTTTCGATAGACATTGTAGGTTTGgtggcaaaaaaaaaaaaaaaaaaaaaaaaaaattattttaaaattatcaaaaattaaaataaaaataaggaATTTGTAAATAGAAATACCCcattttgttttgaaaaatgatttttttgttgatgtaattaaatttaagtTATTTTACAATCATTGTCAAAAactgaaaatttaatatgtgaaatatgaaaaaaaaaaaaaaataaaataaaataaaatggggTTTACCATGAAATTTGTAAACatgtattttaattatttattaaatttaacaaataattttttttttacaataatgtaatattattattattatttttttttttgtgaagtatttttaaaattttttatttattattttattttaatcattatattattaattttttttttttttttttttcttaacaTTTtactattgttttttttaaccaaacctccaaaaaaaaaaaaaaatatcgtttaggaaatgaaaattttaatattatcatttttcttaattttagGAATAAATTTAGTATTTTGTCAAAGTTCTATTTCTTTAAGTGCCACTATTTATGATCAAaggtaaatttaattttttttttttttttttttttttataaaacatttaattattctttttaaaagtttttaattttaattaattttattttattttactaatATATTTTGAAAGTCCTGCACGTAATCGtatgtaatttttttattagtttttttataaaacttttttttaaaaaacatatttatttttaaaattaaataataataataataaaaataataataaaattaataatatttaaaattttaataataatagctgATTTCGAAATACCAAATGCTCCAAATGCTGTAGTTAAGAATATGGTTCTAAGTACTTTAGGTGCTGATAAAACTCCAACCTATTGTTGTGGTGATAATGGTGTTTATTATAATGGTCAATTTGATATTCATAGCCAATCCACATTTGATTCCTGGTTCCATGAAATTGAAGGTATCAGTTATGCCGTTCCATACGaattagttttaattgaatcgaAAGACGAACCAGGAATTTATGTATATACCTCTAGTTCTTTCTTCCCAATtggtaattaatttaatttatattttaaaatttttttatttaaataatattttttattattattattattaatattattattttccatATAATCCATAGATGGTAAAggttttgataataaaacattATACCCAGATGAAATCACCTATAATGGTCACAACTACCATTTTTGTATGAAAATTCATAGTAGTTTTACCTATCATGGTGGTGAATATGtatgtatttatattttttaaaaccttttattttattttactaaaaactatttttttttttttttttttttttttttttttattatttataatagttCACATTCgctggtgatgatgatgtatggtatgaatttaaaaatatattgttattgtataatttgtaaaaaaaaaaaaaaaacaaaattttaattatttatcaaataaaaataagggTATACTTTGATAATAACCTTTTAATAGATTTAGGTGGTTTACATACAAGTGCATCTGAAACAGTTTACTTAGATAACCTAGGTCTCACTATTGGACAATCATTCccatttgatttcttttactggtaatttatttaatattgatattaattttttaaaaaatataatccAATTAATACTTATTAatctataaaaattataccaataattaaaaaattataacaatTTAAACTAAAGTGAAAGACATACATATGAatctaatttaaatattattacaaacTTGAATTTAACATGTATTGAATATGACGCATGTGGAGTTTGTCttggtaaatattttttttaaaaaaaaaaaaaaaaaaaaaaaaaactaaaccttacaattaaattaaattaaggTAAAAATGATACGTGTTGCTTTGTAAATAAATGTGAAACCATTAATAGATGTTTAGAAGCTGACTGTAATGAAGGAACCAATTTCCAATGTGATTACCATATAAAGAATTGTAGTGATGGTGATATTTGtgagtattttttttatttttataacaaaaaattctttttctaacCTTAAAATTTCCCACATAAAACAGGTTCAACTGATGGTTGTGATATTGGTTTTGGATGTGTaagttgattttaatttttctttattataaacaaaaaagattaaattttttttttttttttttttttttttcttcttctctTTCTCTCCTCTAAAGATTAATTTACCTATAAACTGTGATGATGGAAATTATTGTACTAAAGATTATTGTGATCCAACATATGGGTttgtatttaatattattatattcatttattaatttaaacacaattcaatatttattagCTCTctccccttttttttttttttttaaaaaaaaatagatgtTTACATATCGAAACTGCAAATTGCACTGAATGTTTAGAAACAGGTTGTGTAagtttaattatatttttaaataacattttggtttataaaatatttattaattaaactaTCATAATTTTCTATAGATAACTGTTCTCCCATGTTTCCCAGTAACATGTGACAGTTTAAATAGTAGCCACGTaagtattaatttaatttattttagttttaaaaaccattttttatagttataataaaataatattaactaaataattatattgatttttaaatagtgTGTTGCTAGTGCTATGAATTGCTCAGATAACGATCCATGTACATCAACAGAATGCGTTAATGGAGAATGTACATATGAGTGGATTTGTGGATCAGAAGATTCATCATCTGGTGTTGTAGATTCATCATCTGGTGTTGTAGATTCATCATCTGATGTTATTGATTCTtcagatattattattgattcttCATCCGATATCCCAATACCAACACTATCACCTTCCCCTCAACCATCACGTTTCCCAACTGATACACCAACTAATACACCAATGCCACCAACCCGTCCTCCAACTCCAACTGAAGATCCAAAGATCTATGAAGATCCAGAAGATTTAGATAAAGATTGTTTACATTGTAAAGATTTAGGTTGCATACTAACTGGTAAAAGTTGTGGTTacttaaaaaatgaaaaatacgaaaaatcaaattgtaAAGAGAATTGTTGTTCACATACTCCAacttgtttttaaattttcaatttaattttaaaaaataaaaaaataaataaataaaaataaaattaaaaaaataaaaaaattataatattttttttatttattttctttttctttttctaattgttctctttcttcattttcaaaattatcagtcatttttttacaaaataaatacattGGACTATCAGGTTTATCAGCCAATTCAATGACAGCAGCTTTACAAAAACGTATATAGAGTTGTCTACGAATTTCAATCATACGATCAAGTGCATTACGATCTACTTTTTCACCAATTGTTGGTTCATAACCTTGTAAGAGTAAGTCAATGTATTGTTTTGGATTTGCCAATGGAACTGGACCACCCATACCAAATTTCTCTAAAGAAACTACACCCCAAATTGGAGCACTCAAGTCATATAGTAACCAAGACTCTTGTAATTGATCCCAATCAAACATAGATGGCATACCTATGGAAGCATCCCAATGATAATTACTTGGATTAACATCACCATGAATGATAGTAAATTGATTTGGATCCTTTGAACTCTCAATATCTAATTGATTAACTGGTACACCTTTTAATACACCACTATGTAATGTTTGCCAATGACGTGCTTTCTTTGACATCTCTGGATACTCTTTGACAAATGAACGAGTGAGTTTATGAAGTTCACCAAACCAACGACCTAAACCAATTGCCATTTCTTGATTTTCTAACCATTTCCATTCAacataattaattgattcaccAGTTgcatatttaaataaacaaatgaTTAAATCATCAATCACTACCATACCTTCACCATCAACAAGGTTTGCTATGGTTGGACATActggtaatttattatcatttaaataattcaataatttaacTTCCAATTTGGTTGATTCAATTCTTTCCTTCTTTGGATCTGGTGTAACACGAAGAATAAAATTCTCAGACTCTTTGGTAATTTCATTGATTTTACTAACTAAAAATGTATGATTTTGTGATGATTTTAAACATTTACCTAATTCAACACCCCAATATTTAAGTGCAATTGATTTAAGTTTATCATTATCCACTTCAATTTTTTCGAATaatcccatttttttttttttttttgtttttttttttttttttgagttttttttttttgagttttttttatcaaaaaataattataaaaaacttattattttggtataagaaaaaaaaaaattgttttacaaaaacaaaaaaaattttttacttttttttttttttgtttgacattctttgatttttagcagattaaaaaaaaaaaaaaaaaaaatttttttttaaaccttaacttaaaaacaaatacaaaATCCTggaaccaaaaaaaaaaaaaaccgatCATACCCCAAAAAACAAACGTTATTTCGGAAGTTCATctcaaaaactaaaaaaaaaattattaatattcccaaaaaaataaaaaacaaaatattaataattaattcaccCACTCcacacaaataaaattaatttaattgaaaaaaaaaaaaaaaaaaaaaaaaaaaaaaaaaaaaaaaaaaaaaaaaaaaacaataataataaaaaaaaaaaataaaataaaatgtaatcCAATGTGTTTGGTGGGAACATTGTttgaaagaattaaaaaaaaaaaataataataataataataataataataataataataataataataataataatattaaattaattatcataataattataattataaaatgcataaaattatttatttatattatagaATTGATagaaatttatttcaattaagAATTTTAGAGAATGAATATGGTATgttatttaaacaaaaagctcatgataataaagatgttttaattgatgCATCAGGTCATTGCTTTGTAATGCCAATTAAAATGGGAAATAAACCACCAAGATGGTTTACAATTTGTTCGTTGGAacataaaacttttaaatcgGTAGAGTTGAATAATTTATCACCAAATTGTTTCGAAGTTATGCATATTGGCCATGAAGATTTAAATGATCCACAAGTTAATGAAAAAGGTGCTTCGAAATTCAAAGAACATACTTTACACATCTACAGATCAAATCAAACTGATAATGCTTATCAAGAAATGAtctttaaagattttttttcaaattcttcaaatgATTATCAAgttcaatttaataattattttggtATAATTGGAAAAGAAGaataaccaaaaataaaaaaataaaaaaaataaaaaaataaaaaaatacaataattattttttatagaaTAATAGATAGAtataatttatcttttttttt
It includes:
- the psiC gene encoding PA14 domain-containing protein gives rise to the protein MKILILSFFLILGINLVFCQSSISLSATIYDQSPARNPDFEIPNAPNAVVKNMVLSTLGADKTPTYCCGDNGVYYNGQFDIHSQSTFDSWFHEIEGISYAVPYELVLIESKDEPGIYVYTSSSFFPIDGKGFDNKTLYPDEITYNGHNYHFCMKIHSSFTYHGGEYFTFAGDDDVWVYFDNNLLIDLGGLHTSASETVYLDNLGLTIGQSFPFDFFYCERHTYESNLNIITNLNLTCIEYDACGVCLGKNDTCCFVNKCETINRCLEADCNEGTNFQCDYHIKNCSDGDICSTDGCDIGFGCINLPINCDDGNYCTKDYCDPTYGCLHIETANCTECLETGCITVLPCFPVTCDSLNSSHCVASAMNCSDNDPCTSTECVNGECTYEWICGSEDSSSGVVDSSSGVVDSSSDVIDSSDIIIDSSSDIPIPTLSPSPQPSRFPTDTPTNTPMPPTRPPTPTEDPKIYEDPEDLDKDCLHCKDLGCILTGKSCGYLKNEKYEKSNCKENCCSHTPTCF